Genomic window (Takifugu rubripes chromosome 1, fTakRub1.2, whole genome shotgun sequence):
CTGTATCCTTTTGAATGATGGCGGCAGGAGGGTGCACGCAGTTGTAATCGGGACTGATGAAAGTGTAACACTGGGACTCAAAAGGTCTCTATGAACTATATAGTATATAGTTAAGCCTCTGATGGTCTTGGTTTTTCCTGCTGGAGAAAAAACATCGCAGACCACACTTACTGGCACACTTGACAGGTGACGTCAGACTGCAGCCCCCCTGTGAAGATTTGGTCAATGATGCAGTTGCAGTGGTTGGGATTGTTGGCCTTTTTCCCATTATCATCTGTAAACAAATCAAAGTGTTTTAATTAATGCAAAGCTCATGTGCTTAATTTGCTTGTGTTTGTATATTTTGGACAATTTTTAGCGCAAGACGTGGAAACTAGATTACGGCAGATACTTTCAGTTTGAAGAGAGTAGAATACAAACCTTAAACAGGGGTCACTGATGTAAGTGACCAGTGGATTCATTTTGAAACAAAGAAGTTAAATTTACTTATGTTAAATGAAATGCAGAAAAAGAGATGTACTTTGGCTTTTGTTACTTTGACCCCTGGTGTTTTCTGTATCCAACCTTTGCAGTGTCTGTGCAGGACATCAAGAGCTGCGATTAGAAACTCGTGAGCATCCTGCTGCTCGTATCCAGCCAGGTGACGAGCATGAGTCCACACCAGATGGAGGAGTCTGAAGGGGATGTGCGGGGACCGGTGGCCTGAGTAGAACTGAAGAGGAAAGACATCATTTGGTGTGGGAAAGACAACACAGTTCTTCTCTTTCAAATGAGATGGACATTACCTCCTGGAAAAGCTGCGACATCTCGCACACCAAACAGGAGTCGCTCTGCATCTGACACTTGTGCCGGTCAGACAGGAAAAAGTCACGGagcaagggtgtgtgtgtcagcgccTGGACGATACAGTTCATAAAGCACGTGTTGCCCAGGTTGATCAGACCTCGCAGGcctgacagaaagagaaaaaagcgTGAAACAGAGAGGTAGGGCTGACAAGACATTTGACAGATCATTGTTTTCAGGTCCCTGATATACCTGAGGCAATGTTGGCAATATGTTTCTAGGAAAATTGCTAGATTTAGGAAACAGAAGGTGGGGGAAGAAGGTAAAACCCTCACAGATGAGCAGCCCAGCTGGAGTCTCCCTTGCCTCAGACACCGCCAGTAGCGTTAATGATGCCTAACTAGATTCCTGCAGGATGTTACAAGGTGCTACGTGTACACCAGCTTCCCTCAGTCCCAATTTACTCTTGGATAGCTCCGAAAAAATGgataataaaagaaataaagtaaCGCTATTTCACTCCTAACACTCCTGCTTTATTAACATATCTGAATTTCAACAGAACCTTATGCATTGTGATTTGCATTTGGATCACGATGTTATCATGCATGCCCTGACATGAAGAAATGTGCGGGCGGTTAGGTTATAGTGAGTTGACCCTGTCCCAGCAACACAGCAGTTCTCTTCAGCTCATCTGCGTGGTTGAATGAGAAAAAGACATACAGAGAAAAAAGCCTCACCAATAGTACAGTTGGAGGTGATTCTCCTCCTCTTGGGGTTATGTCGAAGCAGCTCGAGCTCCCTTTTGGTAGGCTCCCACGTTGAGTACTTCTCCCCTATGCCtgtgcacagacacaaaaaGGTATTTTACTAAAATAgttaatattaaataaataaagagagcGTTAAGAGATTTGAATTCAGCGATTGCAATGGAGGACCATCTGAAAAGCTGCACACGGGGAAGCTTTTAAACACATAGAGATCTTGTTACCGTGTAAATATCACTTATTCTTCACACTTCTACTCCAGTGATCAACATGGACCTTGTTCTTCCGTTCAGTTCAGGCATGAATATCACTTGGTGGCTAGCGTAGAGAGCCAGTAGGATCAAACTAGGGACAATACTGACATTTGTGGTCTCACATATTCCTGCTCCAGAGCGACTCCTGATAATAGCATCATTACAGTGCATGTGTGAAGGGGGCTGCGGTACAGTGCGTGGTTTGGTCACCATACCTTGCATTTTCCATGCCTTTCTCTGCTCGTCTTTGGCGATTTGTTCCATGTCTTTGTCGTAAATGTAGTCTTGGCACATAAAACAGTAGATCCCTCCGTACAGCAGGTCAatagctgaaaatgaaaaaataaaataaaataaacgaGGGTATGGGTttttaccaaaaataaaaagacctCAGTTTATCGGTGTATCAGGTCTGTGTGTAGCTCTTCTGGGCTGTGCGTGCTTTGTCTTTAAGTTTCTTTTTATTCAAGCCACGTTGTAACAGTGCTTGTGATTCTGAGCTGTGGTACCCATCTGCTGGCATATCAGTTAACAACATGTGAGACTGCCACGGAGGCGCCCTGAGAGACTGGCCAGAAGTCAATAGGTCAGAGAAGGAGGCTTCACACAGTCGTTTAAAATATTTCACAGACGTGCCTTCATCTCCCCCGCCACACTTCCTCTGTAGCCTGCAGCTACCTGtttgctgttgccatgacaaccccCCTTCAAGCTTTGCTATCATCCTCTGCAGGTGTGAAGAAAAATAAGGAGGATGGAGTAAAGGGGGCAAGCAAAGAAGCCCTGGAGAAATAAGAggtgggattttattttattgttttaaaaaggcagcTGGTGAAGAATGCTGGTTTAAGCTAAATTTAATGCGTTAATTTGACAATTCTGAATTTGGATATGGTTGTCAGGTAACCATGGGAACAAGAAGAGGGCAAAATAAAAGGATTAAGGCTGAAACAGAGACAAGCCTAATATGAAGCTACATACAGCATTGATGACGAAAGGGGAGCGTTGGATGAAAGTGATGGAAATGAAAGCAGGAgaagaagggaagaggaggcgggaggggagggggagggggagggggaggggctgtgGATTCCAAGGCTAATTCTAGGAGGATTGTTAAAGATGTCTTAATTACCTCCTAACTAGTCTACTGAGATCTGTCCCTTTTCTCCCCTTCTGTGTAACTGTAGCAGCACCAGCTAACCTATATAACGTCCTAATTATGCAAGTGTCAGTGTATGCGTACatgcgcgtgcgcacacactgacagacactAGAGGGGGGTCTTCCTGCACTAAGAGATAATGCCGAGCAAAGGGACGCGTCAAAAAGCCCAAACTGGCAGATTCTCAGCATCAGCTGAGAAAAGCCTTTATGTTGCGGATGCCCCGAGAGCCACTGCTGTGGCTCCAATCTCCTCCAAATGTTCTGCGCTTGGAGCTCTGGGTGCTTAGATCTATTATGTAGAGGAGAGAAGAACAGCGAGCTGTTGTTCGACGctcctgtaaaataaaacattgtatAAATATCAGCTTTTGGAACTTCAACCTCAAAATAGCGAAGGTTTTAAAATCGCGTTTCAAGGCTGCGAGCTGCACATGCATTTTCCTTCTGCACCAAACGTCACGGCTCATTCATGTTTTTCTCCATGAATGCACAGTGTGCACCCTCTGGATGTGAATCCTCGGGGATctgccattttattttaaatcatcaCAGCGACTTCAAGATAACTCTCTTTTTATATATCCTGCTGGCAGGAAGTCAACCCACAGTCAAATCTGTAGAAAATGCTACAAATGTCCAAATTCTCTAGTTCATCATGCAGTTGTGCCATTTGTATGAGACTGTGGATCACTATCGGCACTCACATCCCAACACAGACTGATGGAACATACTCCCTGAGAGGCTCGGCTCAAACAAATGACCTCCTGAAGCACTTGCGGTATCATTTTGACAGCTAGATACATTTTTACTGCAGTGATTTTTGAGCAGTATTTGGATAATTGTGTGCTCTGAGTCCCTGTgggagcagcacagagaggaagCGAAATAACAGCTGACTGTACTTGGTGTTCATATAACACCCACATCTCTCCTCAAATCGATACACTATTTGTCTGTGTGACGCAGATATTTAACTCGGTGGACTGAAACACTAGGTTGCCAAGAAGGTCATCACCAGCATAGTTGCcttcctgaaaataaaagggAGAGGTAGAAGAGTGCGACTAGTCTGAGGCGGATGAAAACCAATGATGCGTTAGGCTTTCACATATTCCTCACTGGCCTGCAATGATAATCCTGTTGAAACAATGCGGAGATAAATCTGCGGTTTgcgttctaaaaaaaaaatgttgggGAGGATTCAGAGGAAGCCAATTGAAGCCTGTGACGTGTTCATTAGTAAGTTCATTTGTGCGTACAGACTTTCTAATGGGCTGCGTCGGGACAAATCGCCGGGTGGCGTTCAAATCTCTCATGAGGCCAAATCTTTGTCGTAATTATGTTGCTCAGGACTGCGTAACGTTTCTCCATTGGACTGCTGTTCTAATATTTTGCTGGACCTGTGTGTAGAATATATAACCACCCAACCACACATCAGCACCCCCAAGCAGAAGCTACAAAAATGGTTAGAATTCTTAGCGTATCGTTTTGGGATAAGATGCAGTGTATCTGGAGTGTGTTAATGCAGATGTTGTGCGTAATGTTTGTGTAATTAGGAGGTAGGAGCACGCTCATTCAAGCAAAGAGGTCTAATTACAGGTCTGGTCGTCTGTTGTGACACCTGCTGCACCACAAAAGCATCAACACCAAAACCTGCTCCAGCTGCACCTGTTGGGAAAGAGCGTGcacttgtgtatgtgtgtgtgtgtgtgtgtgtgagagagagggaaataCCGAGATTATGTCTTTTGCTCTTGGCATGCTCGTGGATGTGTTTTTTGGCAAAGCAGGCGAAGAAGACGCAGTGAAGGCAGGAGTGAAGTCTGTTGAGGTGGGCGCCGCACATGTGGCAGATACATGACTTGGCCTGAAAAAGAACGAAAGTGATGAGTAAAAACAGAGTTCATCTTCTCAACAATGACTACAATGTGCATTCGAACCTCAGGAAACATATTTTTTGGGGTATATTGCATCGGTTAGCTTTAAAGCAGCCATTAAAAATACCAGTACTTTCAATATGTGCTGTTTCTGCTGATAAACGCACCGAGATAATTCCTCATGACGTGCATGTTTCACTTTAATTTTTTGACAATGAATAACAACTTTCAGACGTGAACACTGTCAGTGTTCTCACAGTGGATGTTTACAACCA
Coding sequences:
- the usp22 gene encoding ubiquitin carboxyl-terminal hydrolase 22, with product MSPAGCPHVNSFKVDNWKQNLRVIYQCFVWSGSAETRKRKAKSCICHMCGAHLNRLHSCLHCVFFACFAKKHIHEHAKSKRHNLAIDLLYGGIYCFMCQDYIYDKDMEQIAKDEQRKAWKMQGIGEKYSTWEPTKRELELLRHNPKRRRITSNCTIGLRGLINLGNTCFMNCIVQALTHTPLLRDFFLSDRHKCQMQSDSCLVCEMSQLFQEFYSGHRSPHIPFRLLHLVWTHARHLAGYEQQDAHEFLIAALDVLHRHCKDDNGKKANNPNHCNCIIDQIFTGGLQSDVTCQVCHGVSTTIDPFWDISLDLPGSSTPFWPLSPGGDSSALNGESHATGATTLTDCLRRFTRPEHLGSSAKIKCSGCHSYQESTKQLTMKKLPIVACFHLKRFEHSAKLRRKITTYVSFPLELDMTPFMASSKESRMNGQCQQIVDPFNNDNKYSLFAVVNHQGTLESGHYTTFIRQHKDQWFKCDDAIITKASIKDVLDSEGYLLFYHKQFLEYE